In the Kribbella sp. NBC_00482 genome, one interval contains:
- a CDS encoding SUMF1/EgtB/PvdO family nonheme iron enzyme: MNPLEPRPIDLPGRVDLGLGTDLSFLDDAKILGAPEDPSDLPRWRAKLAEWRFGAIERTRYDGSRYDEPGREWTQTAYSVALVWLWDDLLYNVETGKFTPEKFVEHGVAEFGGYDAIVLWHAYPVIGIDDRNQFDFYRDVPGLRALIDDLHRLGLKVFFDYNPWDVGTRRADRSDADEFATLVTDYAVDGVFLDTLKEGDPKFTRAIRQANPAIALEGESRLPMARIGDHALSWAQWFADTHTPGVLRAHLFERRHMMHHTRRWNRDHSDELQSAWVNGVGMLVWESVFSAWVGWNARDRATLRRMVAAQRAFAPVLIAGDWIQLTPEIPEKARDHGVFGSRFDLADITFWTLINRHDEDFDGIVLRSEDQVGDWYDVTSGVPITADDDGVHLTVPGRGVAGIVRVGATAGASCRATARRLGTMPRAHVNESAFPMRPAELVRVPAPSGVTAGPAEIGPTVDVPAGERTLTVRHRRRETGLYDTAPYVEEWKPLPPRLHDLQKVEREVSLPGASVAVAEVTNAEYLAFVQATGYRPLIANRFLQHWVDGAPVSGTEDQPVTYVDLPDARAYAAWRGGRLPTEDEWQLAALEEGFVRREPLVWNLTESEHRDGRSRFCILKGGSHYVAEGSDWYADGGPQDPDVSFKLVLTGGGLDRSETIGFRCAG; the protein is encoded by the coding sequence GTGAATCCGCTCGAACCGCGGCCCATCGATCTACCCGGTCGGGTCGATCTCGGGCTCGGGACCGACCTGTCCTTCCTGGACGACGCCAAGATCCTCGGCGCGCCGGAGGACCCGTCCGACCTGCCGCGGTGGCGCGCGAAACTGGCCGAATGGCGGTTCGGCGCGATCGAACGGACCCGGTACGACGGATCGCGCTACGACGAGCCCGGCCGCGAATGGACCCAGACGGCGTACTCGGTGGCGCTCGTCTGGCTTTGGGACGACCTTCTCTACAACGTTGAGACCGGGAAGTTCACGCCGGAGAAGTTCGTCGAGCACGGTGTCGCCGAGTTCGGCGGGTACGACGCGATCGTGCTCTGGCACGCGTACCCGGTGATCGGGATCGACGATCGCAACCAGTTCGACTTCTACCGCGACGTACCCGGTCTGCGTGCGTTGATCGACGACCTGCACCGGCTCGGCCTGAAGGTGTTCTTCGACTACAACCCGTGGGACGTCGGCACCCGCCGGGCGGACCGTTCGGACGCGGACGAGTTCGCGACCCTGGTCACGGACTACGCGGTCGACGGCGTGTTCCTGGACACCCTCAAGGAGGGCGACCCGAAGTTCACCCGCGCGATCCGGCAGGCGAACCCGGCGATCGCGCTCGAGGGCGAGTCACGGTTGCCGATGGCAAGGATCGGTGACCATGCGCTGTCCTGGGCGCAGTGGTTCGCCGACACGCACACGCCCGGCGTACTGCGGGCGCACCTGTTCGAGCGCCGGCACATGATGCACCACACCCGCCGCTGGAACCGGGACCACAGCGACGAACTGCAGTCCGCGTGGGTGAACGGTGTCGGCATGCTGGTCTGGGAGTCGGTGTTCTCGGCGTGGGTCGGCTGGAACGCCCGCGACCGCGCGACCCTGCGCCGGATGGTCGCCGCGCAGCGGGCGTTCGCGCCGGTGCTGATCGCCGGCGACTGGATCCAGCTGACGCCGGAGATCCCGGAGAAGGCTCGCGACCACGGCGTCTTCGGGTCCCGGTTCGACCTGGCCGACATCACGTTCTGGACGCTGATCAACCGCCACGACGAGGACTTCGACGGCATCGTGCTGCGCTCCGAGGACCAGGTCGGCGACTGGTACGACGTGACCTCGGGCGTGCCGATCACCGCGGACGACGACGGCGTACACCTGACCGTTCCGGGGCGCGGCGTGGCCGGGATCGTCCGGGTCGGTGCGACCGCCGGGGCCTCGTGCCGGGCGACTGCTCGCCGGTTGGGCACCATGCCGCGGGCGCATGTCAACGAGTCCGCGTTCCCGATGCGTCCGGCCGAGCTGGTCCGAGTGCCGGCCCCTTCCGGTGTCACTGCGGGACCTGCCGAGATCGGTCCGACGGTCGACGTGCCGGCGGGGGAGCGGACGTTGACGGTCCGGCACCGGCGGCGTGAGACCGGGCTGTACGACACCGCGCCGTACGTCGAGGAGTGGAAGCCGCTGCCGCCTCGCCTGCACGACCTCCAGAAGGTCGAGCGCGAGGTCTCGTTGCCTGGTGCCTCGGTGGCTGTTGCCGAGGTGACCAACGCGGAGTACTTGGCCTTCGTGCAGGCGACCGGCTACCGGCCGCTGATCGCGAACCGGTTCCTGCAGCACTGGGTCGACGGCGCTCCCGTCTCCGGGACCGAGGACCAGCCGGTGACGTACGTCGATCTGCCGGACGCGCGGGCGTACGCCGCGTGGCGTGGCGGCCGGCTGCCCACCGAGGACGAGTGGCAGCTCGCCGCGCTCGAAGAGGGTTTCGTCCGGCGCGAGCCGCTGGTGTGGAACCTGACCGAGAGCGAGCACCGCGACGGCCGCAGCCGGTTCTGCATACTCAAGGGCGGCTCGCACTATGTTGCCGAGGGCTCCGACTGGTACGCCGACGGCGGGCCGCAGGACCCGGACGTCAGCTTCAAGCTGGTGCTGACCGGAGGCGGGCTCGACCGCTCGGAGACCATCGGCTTCAGGT
- a CDS encoding ribokinase, which produces MEPEVVVVGSANVDLVLPVQRIPRPGETVLSGPMTRGPGGKGANQAVASARAGARTAMVVALGDDDGGALLRAALEGVDLTLATTSEAPTGTAIITVEESGENAIVVAPGANGELTLSADAVAAIGQAKIVLSQLEIPFATVHAAAAAAGYFILNAAPAAELSDELLAEVDLLVVNETEAEAIAGPDRSALLKKVPAAVVTLGGAGAVILTRDADEIAVPGVPVEVVDTTAAGDTFCGVLAATLTAVSANDSITGSDLTNAVRRANVAASLSVQAAGAIPSVPHGDAIDARYAEVYL; this is translated from the coding sequence GTGGAGCCTGAGGTTGTTGTTGTCGGTAGTGCGAACGTGGATCTGGTGTTGCCGGTGCAGCGGATCCCGCGGCCGGGTGAGACGGTCCTGTCGGGTCCGATGACCCGTGGTCCGGGCGGTAAGGGCGCGAACCAGGCGGTGGCGTCGGCGCGCGCCGGTGCGCGGACGGCGATGGTGGTCGCCCTCGGGGACGACGACGGCGGTGCGCTGTTGCGGGCCGCGTTGGAGGGTGTGGACCTGACGCTGGCGACGACCAGCGAGGCCCCGACCGGGACGGCGATCATCACGGTCGAGGAGAGCGGTGAGAACGCGATCGTGGTCGCGCCGGGTGCGAACGGTGAGCTGACGCTGTCGGCCGACGCCGTGGCCGCTATCGGACAAGCGAAAATTGTGCTTTCCCAATTGGAGATCCCGTTCGCGACCGTTCACGCGGCGGCCGCCGCAGCGGGGTACTTCATCCTGAACGCGGCCCCGGCGGCCGAGCTGTCCGACGAGTTGCTCGCGGAGGTCGATCTGCTGGTGGTGAACGAGACCGAGGCCGAGGCGATCGCCGGGCCGGACCGGTCCGCGCTGCTGAAGAAGGTGCCGGCGGCGGTCGTCACCCTTGGCGGGGCGGGCGCAGTGATTCTGACCCGGGACGCGGACGAGATCGCAGTTCCCGGCGTACCCGTGGAGGTCGTCGACACGACGGCCGCGGGGGACACATTCTGTGGGGTGCTGGCTGCAACGTTAACTGCCGTGTCAGCTAACGACTCGATCACGGGAAGCGACCTGACGAACGCGGTCCGACGCGCTAACGTTGCTGCTTCATTGAGTGTTCAGGCCGCGGGGGCGATTCCCTCAGTGCCTCACGGGGATGCAATCGACGCGCGTTATGCGGAGGTGTACCTGTGA
- a CDS encoding ADP-ribosylglycohydrolase family protein yields the protein MRMTWVQPEDLLPHQLVQARSEGVDVTDVQARWLAAGGTTDAPVSGASDEPATPALRVLARELLDVLDARTGEWREPAIPELPSLGEPVELETRTLNAWLGRMAGNLLGKPVEKIPREGIREILASSGQWPLAQYITAVGVPDEVQQRWPWNRRSKVNSLREVIDGMPEDDDINFAILALLMMERFGPGLTTDDVAQSWLNDLPAGRVFTAERVAYRNLLEGVEPARAAVVGNPFREWIGAQIRTDAYGWAHPGDRTAAARLALVDARLSHTSAGVDGALWVAAMSAAALVLDDPVKAAVAGLEVISGQGAIARAVRFGLTLADAELDDALDALHAEYGDLHWVHAVNNTALTAYALTAPDFTTAIGRAVMGGWDTDSAGATVGAVFGATRGVPAEWSAPLDNRVTTSLPGMNQIAIDELARRTVEVARGGA from the coding sequence ATGAGAATGACCTGGGTGCAACCGGAGGATCTCCTCCCGCACCAACTGGTCCAGGCGCGGTCGGAAGGCGTTGACGTCACCGACGTGCAGGCCCGCTGGCTCGCCGCCGGCGGTACGACGGACGCACCGGTGTCCGGTGCCTCCGACGAACCGGCGACGCCCGCGCTGCGTGTGCTTGCTCGCGAGCTGCTCGACGTGCTCGACGCCAGGACAGGGGAGTGGCGCGAGCCCGCAATTCCGGAGTTGCCCTCGCTGGGCGAGCCGGTCGAGCTGGAGACCCGGACGTTGAACGCCTGGCTCGGGCGGATGGCCGGCAACCTGCTCGGCAAGCCGGTCGAGAAGATCCCGCGCGAAGGCATCCGGGAGATCCTGGCGAGTTCCGGCCAGTGGCCGTTGGCGCAGTACATCACTGCCGTCGGCGTACCGGACGAGGTGCAGCAGCGGTGGCCGTGGAACCGGCGGTCGAAGGTGAACAGCCTGCGCGAGGTCATCGACGGCATGCCCGAGGACGACGACATCAACTTCGCGATCCTGGCGCTGCTGATGATGGAGCGGTTCGGGCCGGGGCTGACGACGGACGACGTTGCGCAGAGCTGGTTGAACGACCTGCCGGCCGGCCGGGTGTTCACCGCCGAACGTGTTGCCTACCGCAACCTTCTGGAAGGGGTCGAGCCGGCCCGCGCGGCCGTCGTCGGGAACCCGTTCCGGGAGTGGATCGGCGCCCAGATCCGGACCGACGCCTACGGCTGGGCGCACCCCGGCGACCGGACCGCGGCCGCGCGGCTCGCACTGGTCGACGCCCGGCTCAGTCACACCAGTGCCGGCGTCGACGGCGCGCTCTGGGTCGCCGCGATGTCGGCCGCCGCTCTGGTGCTCGACGATCCGGTCAAGGCCGCGGTCGCCGGGCTGGAGGTGATCAGCGGTCAGGGCGCGATCGCCCGCGCGGTCCGTTTCGGACTGACCCTCGCTGATGCCGAGCTGGACGACGCGCTCGACGCTCTGCACGCGGAGTACGGCGACCTGCATTGGGTACATGCGGTGAACAACACCGCACTCACTGCCTACGCACTGACTGCTCCGGACTTCACGACGGCGATCGGTCGCGCGGTGATGGGCGGCTGGGACACGGACTCGGCCGGCGCTACGGTGGGCGCTGTTTTTGGCGCGACGCGGGGGGTTCCGGCAGAGTGGTCTGCACCACTGGACAACCGGGTGACCACAAGCCTCCCGGGGATGAACCAGATCGCGATCGACGAGCTGGCGAGGCGGACTGTGGAGGTGGCCCGGGGTGGAGCCTGA